A genomic segment from Segniliparus rotundus DSM 44985 encodes:
- a CDS encoding aminotransferase class III-fold pyridoxal phosphate-dependent enzyme, with the protein MTAEHESFLADANAYAEHVRPAVSRVLRACGLDVAYSSAQGDRLCRADDPHAQRPVLDMVGGYGASLFGHNHPRLVAALVQALQGATPVNAQASVRMSSARLAARLSGLVGETTGRSYVVTFGCTGADAVEAAMKHAVAERVRRLDSAQERLERAARWVRREHVGGQRAPGAGGGERWDDVLANSMAAVQALRIAAPSFASLGGAFHGKTAGAAILTETVDAGDGFRVPGPRRVRLDSWSPDEIVRAADSEMRTVVLADFDARGRPSLSEERISTLAACFVEPILGEGGVREVPAAVLRAMRELADRHGAALVFDEIQTGMGRTGAFLASEQSGVAADYYLLAKSLGGGVAKLSAMLVEQHRYVDDFGRYHTSTFADDDLSAVVALTALDLLAGLAPSLPVLADALHADLSQLVERWPTVFAELRGRGLLLGLELRPAQADSPLLRGLVGSDGWGYIVSGYLLERHAVRVLPTLSAPLTLRIEPSAYLNDEDRAQLVGALDETAARLSSRDYAGLLSHLARPPVGRWRPPRRPRRALARSAPRPQGTVRRAAFLANLEGPSTVRLLAPELASWTDAQCAAALDRMLGELKPFEVSRHTVSSPVAGPLEVSVIGVPFSAAQASRLLHAGERPWLSGVVLEAVALAASLGASVVGLGAYTSIVTGSARDIVEDGLLVTSGNSLAAACAWQAVRRFADDRAGSADGIRVAVVGALGNIGEVLAQLLAETADTLVLVGRPGSARRLRRLGDSLSATTCVQVSEDIEVLRGCDVVVTASNSPHPIVQPQHLPPGTPRLVYDLAVPGDVALPVAGLAHVRWYAGGRMCLPMRQRVVFEGTGLAPGVVYACMAETMLLGFEPDAGVASHGPLTADSVRSAACLAARHGFEFVDTRKIGISV; encoded by the coding sequence ATGACCGCCGAACACGAGTCGTTTCTTGCGGACGCCAATGCGTATGCGGAGCATGTGCGCCCCGCAGTGTCCCGCGTGCTGCGGGCGTGCGGCCTCGACGTCGCCTATTCGTCCGCGCAGGGCGACCGTCTGTGCCGGGCCGACGACCCGCACGCGCAGCGTCCGGTCTTGGACATGGTGGGCGGCTACGGGGCCAGCTTGTTCGGCCATAACCACCCCCGGCTCGTGGCCGCCCTCGTCCAAGCGTTGCAGGGCGCGACGCCTGTGAACGCCCAAGCCAGTGTGCGGATGTCGTCGGCGAGGCTGGCCGCGCGTCTCTCCGGGCTTGTGGGCGAGACGACGGGCCGCTCGTACGTCGTGACGTTCGGCTGCACCGGCGCGGATGCTGTCGAAGCGGCGATGAAACACGCTGTGGCCGAACGTGTCCGACGGCTGGATTCTGCGCAGGAGCGGCTGGAACGGGCGGCGCGCTGGGTCCGCCGCGAGCACGTCGGCGGCCAACGAGCCCCAGGCGCGGGCGGCGGGGAGCGCTGGGACGACGTGTTGGCCAATTCGATGGCGGCGGTGCAGGCCTTGCGGATCGCCGCGCCATCGTTCGCCTCGTTGGGCGGCGCTTTCCACGGCAAGACTGCGGGTGCGGCGATTCTGACCGAAACAGTCGACGCCGGGGACGGGTTCCGTGTGCCGGGTCCTCGCCGGGTGCGCCTCGACTCGTGGAGCCCCGATGAGATCGTCCGCGCCGCTGACTCCGAAATGCGCACGGTCGTGCTCGCCGACTTCGACGCGCGGGGCCGACCGTCGTTGTCCGAGGAGCGCATCTCGACGCTGGCCGCGTGCTTCGTCGAACCGATCCTCGGCGAGGGCGGCGTGCGCGAGGTGCCTGCGGCCGTGCTGCGGGCGATGCGCGAACTGGCGGACCGGCACGGGGCGGCGCTGGTGTTCGACGAGATCCAAACGGGCATGGGGCGGACCGGCGCGTTTCTTGCCTCGGAGCAGTCCGGCGTGGCTGCCGACTACTATTTGCTGGCCAAGTCGCTCGGCGGCGGTGTGGCCAAGTTGTCCGCGATGCTTGTCGAACAACATCGGTACGTGGACGACTTCGGCAGGTACCACACGTCGACCTTCGCCGACGACGACCTGTCGGCTGTTGTGGCGCTGACGGCGCTCGACTTGCTCGCAGGTCTGGCTCCTTCCCTGCCTGTCTTGGCCGACGCGTTGCACGCGGATCTGAGCCAGCTCGTCGAGCGTTGGCCGACGGTGTTCGCAGAATTGCGCGGCCGAGGCCTGCTGCTCGGACTCGAATTGCGCCCGGCGCAGGCGGACTCGCCGCTGCTCCGCGGGCTCGTCGGATCCGACGGATGGGGCTACATCGTCTCCGGTTATCTGCTTGAGCGCCACGCGGTCCGGGTGCTGCCGACGTTGTCGGCTCCGCTGACGCTGCGCATCGAGCCGTCGGCGTACCTGAACGACGAGGACCGCGCGCAGCTCGTCGGGGCACTCGACGAGACCGCCGCGCGGCTCAGCAGCCGCGACTACGCGGGCCTGCTGAGCCACTTGGCCCGCCCGCCTGTCGGACGTTGGCGCCCGCCCCGGCGTCCGCGCCGCGCGCTTGCGCGCTCTGCGCCGCGGCCTCAGGGAACAGTGCGCCGAGCGGCTTTTTTGGCGAACTTGGAAGGCCCGAGCACTGTGCGCCTCCTTGCCCCGGAGCTGGCTTCGTGGACCGACGCGCAATGCGCGGCGGCGCTCGACCGCATGCTGGGCGAGCTCAAACCCTTCGAAGTGTCTCGGCACACCGTGTCCTCGCCTGTCGCGGGCCCGCTGGAAGTCTCGGTGATCGGGGTCCCGTTCTCCGCCGCGCAGGCCTCGCGCCTGTTGCACGCGGGGGAGCGGCCCTGGCTGAGCGGCGTGGTTCTCGAAGCGGTCGCATTGGCGGCAAGTCTGGGAGCCTCCGTGGTCGGACTCGGCGCGTACACCTCCATTGTCACCGGATCGGCGCGCGACATCGTTGAAGACGGCCTGCTCGTCACGTCGGGAAACTCGCTCGCGGCGGCCTGCGCGTGGCAGGCGGTCCGGCGTTTCGCCGATGACCGTGCGGGCTCGGCGGACGGGATCCGGGTGGCGGTGGTGGGCGCGTTGGGCAACATTGGCGAGGTGCTGGCCCAGTTGTTGGCCGAAACGGCCGACACTTTGGTGCTGGTGGGCAGGCCAGGGTCGGCCCGGCGACTGCGCCGCCTCGGCGACTCGTTGAGCGCGACCACATGTGTGCAGGTCAGCGAGGACATAGAAGTTCTGCGCGGTTGCGATGTGGTCGTGACTGCCAGCAACTCGCCGCACCCGATTGTCCAGCCACAACACTTGCCCCCCGGAACGCCGAGGCTGGTGTACGACCTCGCGGTGCCTGGCGATGTCGCGTTGCCTGTGGCCGGGCTCGCGCATGTGCGTTGGTACGCAGGAGGGCGCATGTGCCTCCCGATGCGGCAGCGCGTCGTGTTCGAAGGCACAGGGCTTGCGCCCGGCGTGGTCTACGCCTGCATGGCCGAGACCATGTTGTTGGGGTTCGAGCCGGACGCCGGGGTGGCGTCGCACGGACCGCTCACTGCTGACAGTGTGCGATCCGCGGCTTGCCTCGCCGCCCGGCACGGTTTTGAGTTCGTGGACACCCGAAAGATCGGAATCTCCGTATGA